The following proteins come from a genomic window of Coregonus clupeaformis isolate EN_2021a unplaced genomic scaffold, ASM2061545v1 scaf0571, whole genome shotgun sequence:
- the LOC123485095 gene encoding ATPase family AAA domain-containing protein 5-like, with the protein MSTSLILFEEVDVIFDDDVGFLTAIKTFMTTTKRPVILTTSDPSFSAKFDGDFKAILFKTPSVVKVCSYLQLLCLAENVRTDPGDSPLW; encoded by the exons ATGTCCACATCACTCATTCTATTTGAAGAG GTTGATGTCATATTCGATGATGATGTGGGATTCCTCACAGCAATCAAGACCTTCATGACGACAACCAAGAGACCTGTGATACTGACCACtagtg ATCCCTCCTTCAGTGCAAAATTTGACGGCGACTTTAAAGCGATCCTTTTTAAAACACCTTCAGTG GTGAAGGTTTGCAGTTACCTGCAGCTGCTGTGTCTGGCTGAGAACGTAAGGACGGATCCTGGGGACTCACCTCTCTGGTGA